CCAAACTGCCTAGTTCTCGTCTCCAACAGTGAAATTCTTGCTCCCTTATTGTTGTCAATGGTGATTTTATGGGAGGATTTGATGTAATTCTGTTTGGTTTTTGGACAGGAGGCTTTAAGGTACTTACACTACTGTTGGAAGATGGACATTTTGCTCGAGTGTCTACCCTGTTTATAACGTGTGGATGGATCATCTTGCTTTTGTCATAATATGCTAACTAACTGGAGTGCATTGGAAGGCTGTTGGTGGGAAGTAGGGTAGCAAGTTAGGCAAGTGAATACAAAGTTAAACTACATTAATGTACAAATCATCTGCGGCCTTTGCTCCCACCAAACTGGGTCACTTTGTCAAATcgtttttcttccatttttttttattgattaaaagGCTGTAGATTATGTGtataaaaaaaaccattatTAGTCAATACGCTCGGTAATAAACGGAGCCTTTTATAACCTGCAAGAAGTAAAATGCTTTAATGCTATAAGAGTGTCAACACCTCATTCGTGTAGAACAATGTTGATGAACTTCTAGAAAGCCTATGCATGGTGATATGAGCCGTTGATGGTGTTGACCACCTTGATTGACAAATGCAAAATCATGGTCCACCAttacattctatttttttttgtttgtacaTACCGTTACATACTTACATGCACCCACGTAGGATATACTTAATCATGGGCATCAAGTAAAGTGCCCCATAACTTGTATACATTCAAAAAAAACTTGTATACattcaatatttattttcaattggaCTATGACATATATCGGGATCTCTATGAAGCAACAAAAAAAGTATATTGGCATTATTATGATTGTAATAATTGGGGTTTGAAGAAGTTCAAAATTCAGCTTTTCAACTAGTTATTTGATTTGTTAAGTATGGTtacaaatttttaattttaaaaaatacataaaattgtGAACCCTTCTCCAATGAGAACATCTCATTTTGACTAAAGTAAATATCTCTATTTTAAATCGTTAAATCGTTGGACCTCACCAATGATTAAAATTAATACTCCCTAAATTAtaaacacctttttttttttttaatgaccgAAAACGACACAAGTTTACGCCttcaaaagaataagaaaattacatcaacaataatttttttaaaagaaaaaagtattAAGAGTATTATAATGGATATTGCCGTTGGGACATTAACCAAATCGTATTTGGTCCCACGTATAGCGTGAAGGCAAATCTTTGAACAACGAAGAGTGACCGACCACGACCACAACACGGTTAGCCCTATGAGGGCGCTCGCATCATATCTGGCCCGCTTCTAACCGTCTCGTCTCCTATTATTTGTACATCGTTCGGTTTCTTCACTGATTGGTTGATACCCTCTTGTTTTGGCCGCCGATTCTTCGTGGCGTTCCGTCCCGTGACGGATATTCCGATGCGCCACCGTTTGTCGAATTCCCAATTTAtttaggtgttttttttttagtttttaattaattttcaaactTGAATTGAATTGGATTGAATTCTTTCTCCTCACCACACAAAAATTTAGACTCGATCAAACCATTCATTAATCTGATTATTTTCCTAATATACACTTTGAAACAATCAACGCTACGCCGATCATTTCCTGATCGCTGCGTCTGCGGACGCATCATTGTCGGTCCTGCTGCTTTTGATCGTTGAAGATGCCGTCATCGTCAACGGCGTCGTTTCCGATGCTCTCGGCATCCTCCACCAACGGCATTAATCAATCGTCGAATCAGAACGGTTTACGCGCTCACAGTGACAACGGGCGTTCGATGGAGAGAGCGTTGACGAGGGTGGAGTCTCTGTCTCGGCTGACTTCGATCAGGGACACGCTGGGGATCACATCCGGCATTATGTACAAGTGGGTGAATTACGGGCGGGGATGGCGTCCCCGGTGGTTCGTTCTGCAAGATGGAGTGTTGTCGTATTACAAGATCCATGGTCCTGACAAGATCACGGTCAGTCATGAGACTGAGAAGGGATCAAGACTTATCGGCGAAGAATCCTTCCGCCGCGTATCCCGGCACGCTTGCATCCCCTCCAGCCGCCGCATCCCTGTCGGTGAAATCCATCTTAAGGTGCTCCTCATTATTGTTATTGACGCATTGATTCTGTTTTTTATTGTCTATTGCCGAGTCATATCAAATCGAATGAATTTGGTTGTTCTGCTTCATATCAAATCAACTGAATTTGGTTGTCTGCTTGATTGTTTTGTCGTAGGTGTCTTCAATTAGGGAGAGTAAATCGGACGACAAAAGGTTCTCGATATTTACGGGGACGAAGAGAGTGCATTTGAGGGCGGAGAGCAGGGAGGACAGAGTTGCCTGGATGGAGGCGTTGCAAGCGGTTAAGGATATGTTCCCTCGGTTGTCGAATGGAGAGGCAGTGGGCCCTGTGGACGTGATGTCGACAGAGAAGTTGAGGCAGCGGCTGTTAGAGGAGGGCGTGAACGAGGCCGCCATCCAGGACAGTGAGAACATCATGAGGACTGAATTCTCGACTCTCCATAACCATCTTGTTGTCCTCAGGCGTCAACAGTTGCTACTATTTGACACTTTGCGGCAATTGGAGGTACATCTCCACGCATGCACAAAAGTAGTACATGGTTTTGGTCTCCGGTTAACATTGGGGATTTTGACCATGAAGATTGCTATTTCTTGTCTTACATTTCATCCGTTATGTTATGAGTGAGATTTGAAGTGGCAAAACTAAAACATAACTAAAATAGTTGCAGTTCTTTCAATTAATGCATATGCTTTTCTGGTGTAATTTGCCAACATTTTGATGCTTGAATGCCTAATCCAGTTGAAATGCTCCTgctaccctctccatagtgcAGATGTATATTCTGACTTCCAGAGACTGAAGGTCTCAAACTTTTCCTGTCGGATGTAGATGTCTTGCACAGTTGTAAAATCTAATCATTTGTGTTAGCAATTAGCATCATATAGATTTGTAGCATAGTTAAACTATTTTAATTATAAACCATTTATATGTTTGTGGCTTGTGATTTGAAGTTTAACCTTGCATGTGATGCTTATTTATCAAATCCTCCTTGCCAATATTGTGTATGTCCAACTACCTTGGGAAACATTGGTGATTATTCTTTTTATGGCGTACTGAGTTATTCTTCTATGACTGCATTTTCTAGACAGAAAAAGTTGACTTGGAGAACACAGTTGTTGATGAAAGCCAGAGGCAATTGAAGGAACAAGGAGATTCGTTCGCATCAAGGGAAGGAAAATTCAGTGGTAAACATCTGATAATTAAAAGTTCATTCCTTGTTCCTTGCAGTTGAAGTTTCATTTTGTTAGCCCAAGTAAAGGGCCATGCATTAGAATTCTTGCTTTTATGATGGATGtgttgttcttttatttttgtacttatttaattatttattttttggattctttttgtTTGGGCTTGTCAATTTTGATTACTTGAAGTCATCGCTCTCTGTAAAATTGATATCTTGCATCTTACTATTTGAGAGCAACTATGGATATTTGGTTTATTATAGTTTATGGTTTTCAAATTGTTATCATTATTAAGTCTGATTTacatttctcttttgttttataattcTTTTGATTATGTATCAGAAGGAAGTCCAAGTGTGTCTGATGATGACCACGACAGACATGATGCTGCTGAGGAGGaaactgatgatgatgaatttttTGATACCCGTGATGTTCTTTCATCTGGTTCATTTAAAAGTACTGGCTCAGGCTTTCGGAGATCTTCGTTCGACTCTAATGATGAAGAGTCTTTTGAGTCTGAAGATGGTATCGATTCTTGCATTAGATCGGTTGGATCTAACTATCCATATGTTAGGCGACGTAAGAAATTGCCCGACCCAGTTGAGAAGGAGAAGGGGGTTAGTCTTTGGTCAATGATTAAAGACAACATTGGGAAGGATCTCACCAAAGTTTGTCTTCCAGTATTCTTTAATGAGCCCATCTCTTCATTACAAAAATGTTTTGAAGATCTGGAGTACTCATACCTTCTAGACCGAGCTTATGAATGGGGTAAAATGGTAGGTCACAAGAACTTGCTGCTGTTATGCTGTTTGACCTTTTTGATTGCATGTCACTGTCTGTCTCATGTAGCTCTTATTCCTGGATTTTTTATATTCTCTCTGGTACCAACTTCAGCTGCCAGAAGATATCTACTGAAAAGAATTATGCTGTAGTGGATTGTGAAATAGGAACCTTGATAATGCTTGTTGATCTGCGTCAACACTGTGAATTTGATGTTTATAAGCGAAATATCAGTCTGCATTGTGGTATTGAAAATTTGATGAGTTGTCTCCTAATGCTGAGTATCTTGCCTATGTGTAATTCATGATTCCTTTGGTCCTTGAGACTTTAATGCATTGAGCTCTAATACAGTGGATTCTGAACAAGGATCCTTGATATGCATTGAAACAGTgagtttatgtttataaattatatTCTAGTTCTAAAGTATATGAGAATCTTGGTAAAATGTAGTCACCTGGTCAGACTAgtgtcttttattttgttttaaactATTCTATATTAGCCTCATTGTTAATTTGTGAAATGTATGTTCTAGTTTCTAACTGAATTATATATTTCTCTGAATGTCAATACCAATACGTACGTGTGCCTAGATTTGCAGTTTTGTATTATGTGTGGCCTGTTATCATTGAAAGCCTTCAATGCGGAGACAAAATTATAGCATTTGATTTGTGGGAGTCAATCTGAATCTTTGGTGCTCTCACCTACCCTTGGTTAATTTGTAGGGAAATAGCCTTATGCGGATTCTAAATGTAGCAGCATTTGCGGTATCTGGGTATGCTTCTACTGAAGGCAGGATTTGCAAGCCATTCAATCCACTGTTAGGAGAGACTTATGAGGCTGACTATCCAGATAAAGGGCTTCGGTTTTTCTCTGAGAAGGTGTTTTTCTCACTACTTGAAACATTAATAATTCCAAAAAAGACTTCCCTAGTTTATGGTTAATGcagttaatttttattttagaataatctatttgtttttgttggaaAATATGAGCTgttgtcaattttattttatgctGGAATTTGAATGTATGATATTTTACTTTAAATTTTATAGGATTATTTTGTCTAACAGAGTACTTGCCATTTTATCTCTTTGAATATGCTATTAGGTTTCTTTTGATGCAAAATTAGAATCCTTGATTGGATCTATAATCATATACGAAGAGGATCAAATTTAACACCATTTATTGCATAACAGGTTAGTCATCACCCAATGATCGTTGCGTGTCACTGTGAGGGTCAGGGTTGGAAGTTCTGGGGTGACAGCAATTTAAAGAGTAAATTTTGGGGTCGATCAATTCAGCTTGATCCTGTTGGTGTTTTGACACTTGAGTTCGatgatggagaagtttttcaatgGAGCaaggtatgttttttttttgtaaacttcCTACAGGAGTTACCAATCTTTGTGCGTAACTACTGATCAGCTGACGTTCTTCCGTCAGGTGACAACATCCATTTACAACCTCATCTTAGGAAAACTCTACTGTGATCATTATGGTACTATGCGAGTAGAGGGGAATCATGAATACTCATGTAAATTGAAATTCAAGGAGCAGTCAATCATTGATAGAAATCCTCACCAGGTACCCCCTTTTCTGTATCGTTTCCTGCATTGTGAGTATTGCTTTTCCAACTCAAGGGATTATGGGTTTAGGGATGCAGCCCCCAAGaataagaaatgaaaaacataaatatgtAAGATAAAAGTTTGTAGTTGTACTGTTGACTCAAAAAAGCAAATCTCTGTTCTTCATTTCTGCCTTGAGTCTGACTTTTTTTAGTAATTGTTTGTAAAAAACTTAGATGAGTAACTTCTTCGGCCTGATAAGGTTTGTAAATTGTCAAGATTTGATGTATGGGTTGAACAATTCAAGTTGTGACGTGCAGTGTTTCGGAATAAACAATCCAAATTTTTAGCATTTTGTTGTTGCCATCTAATTTTAAATATGCAGCAGTGAAATTATGGAAGACTTGTTCTTGTAGATTCGTTGGCTGAATGTAGAGTATTCATTTTTCGAGTGAATAATGTGTTGCAATGTGATGTTCCCTTTTCCTTCATCTTTTGTCAAGTACATTCTTGTGTGttacatttcttttttttagaaagACGGCAAGCCTCCGTGATTCTCCTAACATAAGCACTTCAAATAAATGACAGTGAAAAGGTCAATGGATCTCTTTCTGTTCTTTCTGTTGTGATAAGATCTAAAAGGCTCCTATTCAGGGTGTTAGTTAGGGTTCTAGATTACACCATCTTCTTGCTTTTGTAAAAAATTATGAACTATCGTTGACGCATAATTCAAGTCATTTTACAGGTACAAGGTGTTGTTCTCGACAAGAATGGTAAAACAGTTGCAACCTTATTTGGAAAGTGGGATGAGAGCATGCATTATTTAAGTGGTGATGGTAAAGGTAGAGGTTCAGAGCCCCAGTTGCTCTGGAAAAGTGTCAACCCTTCAAAATACCAGACTAGGTGTAATCTGACGCGCTTTGGCATCACGTTGAATGAGATTACGCCTGGACTCAAGGTAAAAAAGCCATTCCATTTGTAGAACACCTCCTAATGAATGAGAGATGTTGAATTTGAGCTGACCCAAATTCTCTTATAATCAGGAGAAGCTGCCACCAACAGATTCGAGACTAAGGCCTGATCAGAGGTGCTTAGAGAATGGAGAATACGAAAAGGCAAATTCTGAGAAATTAAGACTAGAACAAAGGCAGCGGCAGGTAGGCTCCGCTCATATTCATGATTttgtttaaatgccatgaattaTGATAATGGTAGTAGATAATGGAATTGTTTCAACATGACTGCAGGCGAGGAAGATGCAAGAGATGGGATGGAAACCAAGATGGTTTGCCAAGGAGAAAGGCGCTGATTCGTATCGATACATTGGTGGGTACTGGGAAGCCAGAGAAAAGGGCAACTGGGAATCATGCCCTGATATCTTTGGTCAGGTCGCCACCAATGGAAATTTTGACTAACTCGTCAACTTGTTTTCCTCCACATATTTTTTCATTCATATTTGGACCTCACAAAGGTGTCAAAATTCGAAAATCTTTATCAGGTAGAAAGAATACATCCATCTCTGAAAATTACACAAGTTTCCTACAGTCATTTGTCGAAACTCCAAAGTAATATGATAAGCTGAGTGGCTTCAATGCCTCTTCTATTTCTTCTCTCACACCTCTCTTCATGTCTTATAATTTTTGGTACATAGTAAAGAAAATGCATCTGTATAAACATTAAAGTCTTTGAGCCGAGAATTATCCCATTTATGATAAACTTGGTGGGGACAGGCATTGGGCCTAGATTTCGCAATTGTGGAAGAAGCCAAAtttgacaatatatatacatacatacatatatataattatatatatagatatatataattatatatatatagacttttaaAGTGAATTTTTGAttgtaaaaattaaacaaattgaCGGTGAAGGTTAGAATGGTAAATTCTAAAATAATAGGGAGATTAGTTTCGGCTTTTGAAGGAATAAGGAAACAATTTTGTGATTGTTccaaaagaaatgaaacaaaagacACGGTAGGGCTAGGACAGTTATTGTATGAGGTCTATCCAATGCTAGATATAGAGGCGCATAATAGATCGATATGAACATCATAATCTGTCTCGTGATAACCCTGTTGTTGTTGATACCTTCTTCTCGattccttcttctcctccttccatAACCCGAGCTCGGAGAATGAAGAGATAAGAGAGTCAATGTGGTCAGAAATCCATAGTAGAGTCCGACCACAACGACCGAATTGATTATCTTCGGGGATAAAAATACTAGATTACCTAGTATAAAAGATTTGAAAATCATCACAAACCTccctttttttctattttcatttttcgaTTTCTGGATTCTTATATGATGATTTTTGAACTTTCCATATATAGAAATTGAAAGAGATAGACTAGAAACGACATCTTTTATGTCAATGACACCAAGGGAGGGGATATTAAATGAATGGAATTGGGATATGGATGGAATATAATGAAATATAACCACTTTGAGGTTCCCTATGAACTGAGGCATAGAATGGAGCCACTATGAAGAAGTTTTGGGAGTTACGAAGGAAACCTCGAAGCTCATATTGGTCGTGGGTTGAGAACGGTAATTGAACTCTATGAGATCTAATTTCCCGTTGTTCCTCAGTAGTTTTCAAATTGACCAGAGTGATCCAATATCTTTCATTGATATATTTGAACTCAACCCTACTTTTTACAGATTATGCAAGTATTTATCCTTTTTGATGAGGTTAGGGTTTTTAGTAAATTTTTTGGAGTGGGCTTCGGCCACAAAAGGGAGAAAACAGTAAGCGAGAATTTGAGTGGGCTTGGGCCAACAATCTGTCAAAAGTGGCGATCGGAAAGATGATTAGCGTGTTTATAATGATTTAGTTTTATCAGAGAAGGACAATTCTGTAATTACattcttttcctcttctttctagGTTACTCCCCCCGTTCGAACGGCTATTTTTTGGAACCTTTTCCTTCTTAGGTTTAGGGTATTGAGTCTTAAACCGCTCCTCTGTCGCCTTCTGCTCCCTTTCGAAGCCACCTGAATAAACATGGCGTCTGAAATTGAAAGTAACAATCGGGACGTTCAAATCCTTCGTTCCTATGAGCTTCGACTCCTCCGTTGCACCCTCTCTCCTCCCTCGCACACCAATTCTCAACCCGAACCAATTGGTTCTCtgcatctccatctccatctccatcataTCCTCGTTTGTCTCGAGACCGGTGACTATGTCGGAGCTCTTTCCTCGGACGCTGGGAGGATTGTTTTCGGCTCCTCTTTTACCTTCCACTCAATTGAGTCTGCCGAGGGTTTCTACTCTGAGTTGATTGGCCGAGTCGAATCGTTTATGTTGAATGAACCGGAGGATGAGTATGCGAGTGCCTGTAGAATTATTCTGGTGATGTGCGTAGCGGTTGCCGCGCTTTTTGCGTTCACTCAGTGTAACATGACCGGGTGAGTTGAACGTCAATTTTGagttttgtgattttgtttggttataCTTTGGTTGAATAACCTCTTAAGACATAAGAGTAATAGTTTGATATTACATAGTTTTTACGCTTTGTTTATTGCTTATTATCCTACTATTTACTATAACTTGCAATCGTTTTCCTTCAATACATCCAAATTCTGGGGTGAACTCTTCCATGATGAAACCAATTAAATCAGTTACCTCACTATTGTAGTCCACCGGAGGAATTGTCCAGTTGTCCTCTGCCATTGGTGAACATTGAAAGTATTCAATTCGTGGAGTGGGAGAATTGGGCGCGTAATCAGCTTATATCTGCAGGGTCTGACTTAATTGGAA
This genomic stretch from Tripterygium wilfordii isolate XIE 37 chromosome 22, ASM1340144v1, whole genome shotgun sequence harbors:
- the LOC119991669 gene encoding oxysterol-binding protein-related protein 1C-like isoform X2; amino-acid sequence: MPSSSTASFPMLSASSTNGINQSSNQNGLRAHSDNGRSMERALTRVESLSRLTSIRDTLGITSGIMYKWVNYGRGWRPRWFVLQDGVLSYYKIHGPDKITVSHETEKGSRLIGEESFRRVSRHACIPSSRRIPVGEIHLKVSSIRESKSDDKRFSIFTGTKRVHLRAESREDRVAWMEALQAVKDMFPRLSNGEAVGPVDVMSTEKLRQRLLEEGVNEAAIQDSENIMRTEFSTLHNHLVVLRRQQLLLFDTLRQLETEKVDLENTVVDESQRQLKEQGDSFASREGKFSGSPSVSDDDHDRHDAAEEETDDDEFFDTRDVLSSGSFKSTGSGFRRSSFDSNDEESFESEDGIDSCIRSVGSNYPYVRRRKKLPDPVEKEKGVSLWSMIKDNIGKDLTKVCLPVFFNEPISSLQKCFEDLEYSYLLDRAYEWGKMGNSLMRILNVAAFAVSGYASTEGRICKPFNPLLGETYEADYPDKGLRFFSEKVSHHPMIVACHCEGQGWKFWGDSNLKSKFWGRSIQLDPVGVLTLEFDDGEVFQWSKVTTSIYNLILGKLYCDHYGTMRVEGNHEYSCKLKFKEQSIIDRNPHQVQGVVLDKNGKTVATLFGKWDESMHYLSGDGKGRGSEPQLLWKSVNPSKYQTRCNLTRFGITLNEITPGLKEKLPPTDSRLRPDQRCLENGEYEKANSEKLRLEQRQRQARKMQEMGWKPRWFAKEKGADSYRYIGGYWEAREKGNWESCPDIFGQVATNGNFD
- the LOC119991669 gene encoding oxysterol-binding protein-related protein 1C-like isoform X1 translates to MPSSSTASFPMLSASSTNGINQSSNQNGLRAHSDNGRSMERALTRVESLSRLTSIRDTLGITSGIMYKWVNYGRGWRPRWFVLQDGVLSYYKIHGPDKITVSHETEKGSRLIGEESFRRVSRHACIPSSRRIPVGEIHLKVSSIRESKSDDKRFSIFTGTKRVHLRAESREDRVAWMEALQAVKDMFPRLSNGEAVGPVDVMSTEKLRQRLLEEGVNEAAIQDSENIMRTEFSTLHNHLVVLRRQQLLLFDTLRQLETEKVDLENTVVDESQRQLKEQGDSFASREGKFSEGSPSVSDDDHDRHDAAEEETDDDEFFDTRDVLSSGSFKSTGSGFRRSSFDSNDEESFESEDGIDSCIRSVGSNYPYVRRRKKLPDPVEKEKGVSLWSMIKDNIGKDLTKVCLPVFFNEPISSLQKCFEDLEYSYLLDRAYEWGKMGNSLMRILNVAAFAVSGYASTEGRICKPFNPLLGETYEADYPDKGLRFFSEKVSHHPMIVACHCEGQGWKFWGDSNLKSKFWGRSIQLDPVGVLTLEFDDGEVFQWSKVTTSIYNLILGKLYCDHYGTMRVEGNHEYSCKLKFKEQSIIDRNPHQVQGVVLDKNGKTVATLFGKWDESMHYLSGDGKGRGSEPQLLWKSVNPSKYQTRCNLTRFGITLNEITPGLKEKLPPTDSRLRPDQRCLENGEYEKANSEKLRLEQRQRQARKMQEMGWKPRWFAKEKGADSYRYIGGYWEAREKGNWESCPDIFGQVATNGNFD